A portion of the Rhodanobacter sp. AS-Z3 genome contains these proteins:
- a CDS encoding c-type cytochrome: MTILLRPFVARSFAVATLFVLAMVCGSASRAADAPVVPDTLQQRIAACTTCHGVHGEGTPGSGYFPRLAGKPAAYLTRQLQDFQNGLRKYAPMQYTVRQLPPAYMREIAEYFAAQQVPYSRSPLPAVSVATLQRGEELLGKGDPARKILACSACHGTQLTGVEPSTPGLVGLPYDYISAQLGSWRTHTRSTVAPDCMATVASRLSASDITAVAAALASRELPGDTHAQPAGSVTPPLSCGVLGAAGDNS; encoded by the coding sequence ATGACCATCCTCCTCCGTCCGTTTGTTGCCAGGTCCTTCGCTGTTGCCACGCTGTTCGTGCTGGCCATGGTTTGCGGATCGGCCAGCCGTGCCGCCGACGCCCCGGTGGTTCCCGATACCTTGCAGCAGCGGATCGCCGCCTGTACCACCTGCCACGGCGTGCATGGCGAAGGTACGCCAGGCAGCGGGTATTTCCCGCGACTGGCCGGCAAGCCGGCCGCTTATTTGACGCGGCAGCTGCAGGATTTCCAGAACGGTTTGCGCAAATACGCGCCGATGCAATACACCGTGCGTCAATTACCGCCGGCGTACATGCGCGAGATCGCCGAATACTTCGCAGCGCAGCAAGTACCGTACAGCCGATCACCCTTGCCGGCGGTTTCAGTGGCAACACTGCAGCGCGGTGAGGAGTTGCTCGGCAAGGGTGATCCTGCGCGAAAGATTCTTGCCTGCAGCGCTTGCCACGGAACCCAGTTGACCGGGGTGGAGCCGTCCACACCGGGTCTGGTCGGTCTGCCGTATGACTACATCAGCGCGCAGCTCGGGTCATGGCGCACACATACGCGTTCCACGGTGGCGCCGGATTGCATGGCTACCGTGGCGAGTCGGTTGAGCGCTTCGGATATCACAGCGGTGGCTGCTGCGCTGGCCAGTCGCGAGTTGCCGGGCGATACCCATGCACAACCTGCCGGTTCGGTGACGCCGCCGTTGTCGTGCGGCGTGCTCGGCGCCGCCGGGGACAACTCATGA